A window of Rubricoccus marinus contains these coding sequences:
- a CDS encoding class I SAM-dependent methyltransferase: MPDALGTPATPFWDARYAEEAYAYGTAPNAWLASQASHLPASGRALVPASGEGRDAVWLAEQGLTVTAVDLSAAGLAKTHRLADARGVDVATVHADLRTWDWPLAEVDVVALSFVHVEPHVRSDLHRRALAALKPGGLVVVEGFHIGQLVYRAVHGSGGPGRADMLFTADLLRADFEGADVLALEETETTLREGAYHDGLAKVVRGVFRKRA; the protein is encoded by the coding sequence GTACGCCTACGGGACCGCTCCCAACGCGTGGCTCGCCTCTCAGGCGAGCCATTTACCCGCCAGCGGCCGCGCTCTCGTGCCTGCCTCTGGCGAAGGCCGCGACGCGGTCTGGCTCGCCGAGCAAGGTCTAACGGTTACGGCCGTGGATCTCTCGGCTGCCGGGTTGGCCAAGACGCACCGCCTGGCTGACGCCAGAGGCGTCGACGTGGCGACGGTCCACGCAGACCTCAGGACGTGGGACTGGCCTCTGGCGGAGGTCGATGTCGTCGCGCTCAGCTTTGTGCACGTGGAGCCGCACGTCCGGAGCGACTTGCACCGACGGGCGCTGGCAGCGCTGAAACCAGGCGGTCTCGTGGTTGTGGAAGGCTTCCACATCGGGCAACTCGTCTACCGCGCCGTGCATGGCTCGGGCGGTCCCGGCCGCGCCGACATGCTGTTCACCGCCGATCTCCTGCGCGCCGACTTCGAGGGCGCCGACGTGCTCGCGCTGGAAGAGACCGAGACCACGTTGCGCGAAGGCGCGTACCACGACGGCCTCGCGAAAGTCGTCCGCGGCGTGTTCAGGAAACGCGCCTGA
- a CDS encoding VOC family protein — protein MPARLGHLRLNVADLDRMAQFYCDALGLSVRERATDEESHYAFLTDTQPIPGGAQDGMHHRLVLRQSREASGEPLAESTRLDHFAWEVDSEAELLAFVERLREMGCETDLQEAQIAWQCYFHDPEGNKLEVYTDRRKRPGGNPLWQGQQENLTLKRLREAGG, from the coding sequence ATGCCCGCCCGCCTCGGACACCTCCGTCTCAATGTCGCCGACCTCGACCGCATGGCGCAGTTCTACTGCGACGCGCTCGGCCTGAGCGTCCGCGAACGCGCAACGGACGAGGAGAGCCACTACGCGTTTCTGACAGACACCCAGCCGATCCCCGGGGGCGCGCAGGACGGGATGCACCACCGGCTCGTGCTGCGTCAATCGCGAGAGGCCTCTGGCGAGCCGTTGGCGGAGTCCACGCGCCTGGACCATTTCGCGTGGGAGGTGGACAGCGAGGCCGAGCTTCTCGCGTTTGTAGAACGCCTGCGCGAGATGGGCTGCGAGACGGACCTGCAAGAAGCGCAGATCGCGTGGCAGTGCTACTTCCACGACCCCGAGGGCAACAAGCTGGAGGTCTACACCGACCGCCGCAAGAGGCCAGGCGGAAACCCGCTCTGGCAAGGACAGCAGGAAAACCTGACGCTCAAGCGGCTCCGCGAAGCCGGAGGCTGA
- a CDS encoding toxin-antitoxin system YwqK family antitoxin → MRSVFFVLLFALAAAPEAQDVRGIPSQLPVVQEASVTSENGVVADAATGEPITAQVVGTHENGAPRIRYTVVEGLVEGVWVEWYASGVPRYIGEWAGGKGVWTYFHETGAIRERSRVTADVWHGISEGWHPNGARAWSGRFEQGEKEGAWHTWRKDGAVEAIETYEGGTVVEIEVQIGM, encoded by the coding sequence ATGCGCTCCGTGTTCTTTGTCCTCCTCTTCGCGCTTGCCGCTGCGCCAGAGGCTCAGGACGTTCGCGGTATTCCTTCCCAGCTTCCCGTCGTGCAGGAGGCCAGCGTGACGAGCGAGAACGGCGTGGTAGCGGATGCCGCCACGGGCGAGCCCATTACGGCGCAGGTTGTAGGCACGCACGAGAACGGAGCGCCGCGCATCCGCTACACCGTTGTCGAGGGGTTGGTGGAGGGCGTGTGGGTGGAGTGGTACGCCTCTGGCGTGCCGCGGTACATCGGGGAATGGGCAGGCGGCAAGGGCGTGTGGACGTACTTCCACGAAACCGGTGCGATCCGCGAGCGCTCGCGCGTCACCGCGGACGTGTGGCACGGCATCAGCGAGGGGTGGCACCCGAACGGTGCCCGTGCGTGGTCCGGGCGCTTTGAGCAGGGCGAGAAAGAGGGCGCATGGCACACGTGGCGCAAGGACGGCGCCGTCGAGGCGATCGAGACGTACGAGGGCGGCACGGTGGTCGAGATCGAAGTCCAGATCGGGATGTAA
- a CDS encoding SDR family oxidoreductase: MSDAPLAGKTIFITGGSRGIGEAIAVRAAQDGANVAVAAKTSEPHPKLPGTIHTAVEKIEEAGGKGLAIQMDARDDERVAEAIAQTAEHFGGIDIVINNASAIFLASTEATPMKRYDLMMSVNVRATFAVTQAALPHLKESAKAGRGPHILTLSPPLDMDPKWFASHLPYTMSKFGMSMCVLGWAREFKEIGIGANALWPKTTIATAAVKNLLGGQDMIEASRTPDIVANAAHWILSQDPRGTTGHFFLDEEVLRMAGETQFDQYAVTPGAELMPDLFL, translated from the coding sequence ATGTCCGACGCCCCGCTCGCAGGCAAAACCATTTTCATCACTGGCGGCAGCCGCGGCATCGGCGAGGCCATCGCGGTCCGCGCGGCGCAGGACGGCGCGAACGTGGCCGTGGCTGCCAAGACATCGGAGCCGCATCCCAAGCTGCCAGGCACGATCCACACCGCCGTCGAGAAGATCGAGGAGGCGGGCGGCAAGGGCCTCGCGATCCAGATGGACGCCCGCGACGATGAGCGCGTCGCCGAGGCCATCGCGCAGACCGCCGAGCACTTCGGCGGCATCGACATCGTGATCAACAACGCGAGCGCCATCTTCCTCGCGTCCACGGAGGCGACGCCGATGAAGCGCTACGACCTCATGATGAGCGTCAACGTGCGCGCCACGTTTGCCGTCACCCAGGCGGCGCTCCCGCACCTGAAGGAAAGCGCGAAGGCGGGCCGGGGGCCGCACATCCTCACGCTCTCGCCGCCGCTGGACATGGACCCGAAGTGGTTCGCGAGCCACCTCCCGTACACCATGTCCAAGTTCGGCATGTCCATGTGCGTGCTGGGCTGGGCGCGCGAGTTCAAAGAGATCGGCATCGGCGCCAACGCGCTCTGGCCCAAGACCACCATCGCGACGGCTGCGGTCAAAAACCTCCTCGGCGGTCAGGACATGATCGAGGCCAGCCGCACGCCGGATATTGTCGCCAACGCCGCGCATTGGATCCTCAGCCAAGACCCTCGCGGCACGACGGGCCACTTCTTCCTGGACGAGGAGGTTCTCCGCATGGCGGGCGAAACCCAGTTCGACCAGTACGCGGTCACCCCCGGCGCGGAGCTGATGCCGGACCTGTTCCTGTAG
- the ruvB gene encoding Holliday junction branch migration DNA helicase RuvB — protein MDTPARGPIDATARDADFETALRPRALDEFIGQKKIKDNLRVFVTAALQRGEALDHVILSGPPGLGKTTLAHIVAEEMGAAIKTTSGPALDKPASIAGLLTNLEEGDVLFIDEIHRLSPVVEEYLYSAMEDYAIDILIDSGPSARSVRISLPPFTLVGATTRKGLLTAPLRARFGIDFRYDYYTADLLQKIVLRSAELLGVEITEDGAYEIARRSRGTPRIANKLLRRTRDFAEVDGDGRVTPALASHALDALDVDEAGLDDMDARVLLALMEKFEGGPVGVSTIAVAVGEDPGTIEEVYEPYLIQEGFMARTPRGRVAMRRAYDHFDLVPPLKDTDLFDGMLD, from the coding sequence ATGGACACCCCCGCCAGAGGCCCCATCGACGCCACCGCGCGCGACGCCGACTTCGAAACCGCTCTCCGCCCCCGCGCGCTCGACGAGTTCATCGGGCAGAAAAAGATCAAGGACAACCTCCGCGTGTTCGTGACGGCCGCGCTCCAGCGCGGCGAGGCGCTGGACCACGTCATCCTTTCCGGCCCGCCCGGACTCGGCAAGACGACGCTCGCGCACATCGTGGCCGAGGAGATGGGGGCGGCCATCAAGACGACGAGCGGGCCGGCGCTGGACAAGCCGGCGAGCATCGCGGGATTGCTCACCAACCTGGAAGAGGGCGACGTGCTGTTCATCGACGAGATCCACCGGCTCTCGCCCGTCGTGGAGGAGTACCTGTATTCCGCGATGGAGGACTACGCGATCGACATCCTGATCGACTCCGGGCCGAGCGCCAGAAGCGTACGGATCTCGTTGCCGCCCTTCACGCTTGTCGGCGCAACGACGCGCAAGGGGCTCCTGACGGCTCCGCTCCGCGCCCGCTTTGGCATCGACTTCCGGTACGACTACTACACGGCGGACCTCCTGCAGAAGATCGTGCTCCGCAGCGCCGAGCTTCTGGGCGTGGAGATCACCGAGGACGGCGCGTACGAGATCGCGCGGCGCTCCCGCGGGACGCCGCGTATCGCGAACAAGCTGCTCCGCCGTACGCGGGACTTCGCCGAGGTAGACGGCGACGGCCGTGTAACGCCCGCCCTCGCGAGCCACGCACTGGACGCGCTCGACGTGGACGAGGCCGGCCTGGACGACATGGACGCCCGCGTACTGCTCGCGCTCATGGAGAAGTTCGAGGGCGGCCCGGTCGGCGTGAGCACCATCGCCGTCGCTGTGGGCGAGGACCCGGGGACCATCGAGGAGGTCTACGAGCCGTACCTCATCCAGGAGGGCTTTATGGCGCGCACACCGCGCGGACGCGTCGCCATGCGCCGCGCGTACGACCACTTCGACCTGGTGCCGCCGCTCAAAGACACCGACCTCTTCGACGGGATGCTGGACTAG
- a CDS encoding DUF3109 family protein, with translation MFAVDHVLVSDALLDAPFCCSLTACKGSCCVEGDRGAPLLPEERAELERALPIVGPRLRKEAHDVIGKEGVWEGNEREGYATTTVAGKECVFVVFRKGTAVCGIQEAYAEGKLDWEKPISCHLYPVRVEAYGEGESRVEVLNYEQIEMCTPGIPHGRRLGLQLADFLSRPLARRYGDDWLARFKATLQERRELLGIGPTDSPPAAGDPASGGDRSAGAPGGRHSASTEP, from the coding sequence ATGTTTGCTGTAGACCACGTCCTCGTCTCCGACGCGCTGCTCGACGCGCCCTTTTGCTGCTCGCTGACCGCGTGCAAAGGCAGCTGCTGCGTGGAGGGCGACCGCGGCGCGCCGCTTCTTCCGGAGGAGCGCGCCGAGCTGGAACGCGCGCTGCCCATCGTCGGCCCGCGGCTGCGCAAGGAAGCGCACGACGTGATCGGCAAGGAGGGCGTGTGGGAGGGCAACGAGCGCGAGGGCTACGCGACGACGACCGTCGCGGGGAAGGAGTGCGTGTTCGTCGTCTTCCGCAAGGGCACAGCCGTGTGCGGTATCCAGGAGGCGTACGCCGAGGGCAAGCTGGACTGGGAGAAGCCGATCTCGTGCCACCTCTACCCGGTCCGCGTGGAGGCCTACGGCGAAGGCGAGAGCCGCGTGGAGGTGCTCAACTACGAGCAGATCGAGATGTGCACCCCCGGGATTCCCCACGGCCGCCGCCTGGGGCTCCAACTCGCCGACTTCCTCTCGCGGCCTCTGGCGCGCCGCTACGGCGACGACTGGCTGGCGCGCTTTAAAGCCACGCTCCAAGAGCGGCGGGAGCTTCTCGGCATCGGTCCTACAGACAGCCCGCCCGCGGCGGGCGATCCTGCCTCTGGCGGCGACCGCAGCGCCGGCGCTCCAGGCGGCCGTCACTCCGCGTCCACGGAACCTTAA
- the rpoN gene encoding RNA polymerase factor sigma-54 — translation MLNLHQKQSLQQKLSPQQIQYIKLLQLPTLALEQRIKAELESNPLLEEGMEEEDDLNLDTPEAERDDAPDEKQQDDEFDWDEFLNAPDDLYGYKAAPDNEEDDREAPMPDLSSMAESLREQVGLLDFDETEELIADQIIGSIDEDGYLRRPVESILDDVMFNFGVMLTEADVERVLSRIQRLEPVGIAARDLRECLLVQLDMMPNDVDGRENAYDLVHDCYKAFTMKHFDQIQRKLGIDEYDLKEAYDLVRSLDPKPGEGDFAAQTNYITPDYTVVRDDEGFRISLNGRNAPELRVNAHYRNMWNDLSAKKKRGDKAATETKNFLKTRMESARWFINSIQQRRNTMLKVMEAIVQIQEPFFEHGAGHLRPMILKDIAEIIHMDISTVSRVVNGKYVQTEWGVFELKHFFSEGIETDTGEEVSNKEVKAALERIISDEDKTKPWSDQKLADLLAEKGYPIARRTVTKYREQANIPVARLRRQIVLA, via the coding sequence ATGCTCAACCTCCACCAAAAGCAGTCGCTCCAGCAAAAGCTGTCGCCGCAGCAGATCCAGTACATCAAGCTGCTGCAACTGCCCACGCTCGCGCTGGAGCAGCGCATCAAGGCGGAGCTGGAGAGCAACCCGCTCTTGGAGGAGGGCATGGAAGAGGAGGACGACCTCAACCTGGACACGCCAGAGGCCGAGCGCGACGACGCGCCCGACGAGAAGCAGCAGGACGATGAGTTCGACTGGGACGAGTTCCTCAACGCGCCCGACGACCTCTACGGCTACAAGGCCGCGCCGGACAACGAGGAGGACGACCGCGAGGCGCCCATGCCGGACCTCTCGTCCATGGCCGAAAGCCTGCGCGAGCAGGTGGGCCTGCTGGACTTCGACGAGACCGAAGAGCTGATCGCGGATCAGATCATCGGCTCCATTGACGAGGACGGCTACCTGCGGCGCCCGGTCGAGTCGATCCTGGACGACGTGATGTTCAACTTCGGCGTGATGCTGACCGAGGCCGACGTGGAGCGCGTGCTCTCGCGGATCCAACGTTTGGAGCCCGTCGGCATCGCCGCGCGGGACCTGCGCGAGTGCCTGCTGGTGCAGCTGGACATGATGCCGAACGACGTGGACGGCCGCGAGAACGCCTACGACTTGGTGCACGACTGCTACAAGGCGTTCACCATGAAGCACTTCGACCAGATCCAGCGCAAGCTGGGCATCGACGAGTACGACTTGAAGGAGGCGTACGACCTGGTGCGGAGCCTGGACCCGAAGCCCGGCGAGGGCGACTTCGCGGCCCAGACCAACTACATCACGCCGGACTACACCGTGGTCCGCGACGATGAGGGCTTCCGCATCTCGCTCAATGGCCGGAACGCCCCGGAGCTGCGCGTCAACGCGCACTACCGGAACATGTGGAACGACCTCTCGGCCAAGAAGAAGCGCGGCGACAAGGCCGCGACCGAGACCAAGAACTTCCTCAAGACGCGCATGGAGAGTGCGCGGTGGTTTATCAACTCCATCCAGCAGCGCCGCAACACGATGCTGAAAGTGATGGAGGCCATCGTGCAGATCCAGGAGCCGTTTTTCGAGCACGGCGCAGGCCACTTGCGCCCGATGATTCTCAAGGACATCGCGGAGATTATCCACATGGACATCTCGACGGTCTCCCGCGTGGTCAACGGCAAGTACGTGCAGACAGAGTGGGGCGTGTTCGAGCTCAAGCACTTCTTCTCCGAAGGCATCGAGACCGACACCGGCGAGGAGGTCAGCAACAAGGAGGTCAAGGCCGCCCTGGAGCGCATCATCTCGGACGAGGACAAGACGAAGCCCTGGAGCGACCAGAAGCTGGCGGACCTGCTGGCGGAGAAGGGGTACCCCATCGCGCGCCGGACCGTAACGAAGTACCGCGAGCAGGCCAACATCCCGGTCGCGAGGCTGCGCCGCCAGATCGTGCTCGCGTAG
- a CDS encoding ligand-binding sensor domain-containing protein, protein MTVRALLLLALLAASGASAQPGARFDRLGTEDGLSQSIVNAVVQDRQGYLWFGTEDGLNRYDGARFAAYRYVPDDSTALPGNRVTALAEDAGGTLWVGTTDGLARLNRRTETFSIAPGAPGDLDGACGREVTALAGGADGTLWTATRNGGLCTRDAASGAFEPVRVRPIPENQPGALALFRDARGSLWAHLTGIGTDGAAGVCRIDEATRTCEAMAVSWTRAVPGARGVAFGDTPEGLALYTEDGGTWTRAEVWPGVRMSGGSRNAIATSGSVWIATEADGILEVDPETGESRFYRPDPADPRSLPSATVRTFYRDAQGSVWIGTALGLGRWRPPETGAFQVVERGPGGLASGANGIHQSRDGLVWIATNDGLHKLNRETGEVTVYRRDGAPGEAFPSAFWWVYEDAAGTLWVGGKRQGLFRFDPASGQFAREAGFNGALFGGSDAPSVPIRYVMQDRQRRLWVGASDGLAVRPEVTGEWRGFTASGDGLPSTHTNVAFEDSTGQMWVGTDGGLCRFAPGVLGEIRALDCFRHVPGDSTSLGADIVWTVAEDARGSLWAGTVGGGLAKFDAEAETWRRVTTADGLPNNTIYGLLADGNGRLWMTTNAGLASLDVASGAVSVYTVADGLASNEFDFMAYHRGRDGTMYVGGPHGLTYFHPDRLAPTGEIAPVVISGVRAGDVAQPGLVESGDRLRVGHDENFLRFEFASLDFRNPEQNRYEYRLRGYEADWRETNGRQPFAVYTRVPPGEYVFEVRGANRDGVFNPEPVEVAVTVVPAWWQVRWLQMLAALLAVSGLAAAAVRIHRGRLRRERLEHLRQRRRVAHHLHTGPVPALRRVGDDLDALASGDDNHPARAVRVTVTEVADGLVTVVEELGPPEWDGP, encoded by the coding sequence GTGACCGTCCGCGCGCTCCTGCTCCTCGCCCTCCTCGCCGCCTCTGGCGCGAGCGCCCAGCCCGGCGCGCGCTTCGACCGGCTCGGGACGGAGGACGGCCTCTCGCAGAGCATCGTCAACGCCGTCGTGCAGGACCGGCAGGGCTACCTGTGGTTCGGGACCGAGGACGGGCTGAACCGCTACGACGGCGCCCGCTTCGCCGCCTACCGCTACGTGCCGGACGACAGCACCGCGCTGCCCGGCAACCGCGTCACGGCCCTCGCCGAGGACGCGGGCGGCACGCTTTGGGTCGGGACGACGGACGGCCTCGCGCGGCTGAACCGCCGGACCGAGACGTTCTCCATCGCGCCCGGCGCGCCGGGCGACCTGGACGGCGCCTGTGGCCGCGAGGTCACCGCGCTCGCAGGGGGCGCCGACGGCACGCTCTGGACCGCGACGCGCAACGGCGGGCTGTGCACCCGCGATGCCGCCTCTGGCGCCTTCGAGCCCGTCCGCGTCCGGCCCATCCCGGAAAACCAGCCGGGCGCGCTCGCCCTTTTCCGCGACGCCAGAGGCTCGCTCTGGGCGCACCTCACCGGCATCGGCACGGACGGCGCGGCGGGCGTCTGCCGCATCGACGAGGCCACGCGGACGTGCGAGGCCATGGCCGTCTCGTGGACGCGCGCGGTCCCGGGCGCCAGAGGCGTCGCGTTCGGAGACACGCCCGAGGGGCTCGCGCTCTACACCGAAGACGGCGGCACGTGGACGCGCGCCGAGGTCTGGCCCGGCGTGCGCATGAGCGGCGGCTCGCGCAACGCGATCGCCACGAGCGGGAGCGTGTGGATCGCGACCGAGGCCGACGGCATCCTGGAGGTGGACCCGGAAACCGGCGAGTCCCGCTTCTACCGCCCCGACCCCGCCGACCCGCGCAGCCTGCCCTCCGCGACCGTCCGCACGTTCTACCGCGACGCGCAGGGCTCGGTCTGGATCGGGACCGCGCTGGGCCTCGGCCGCTGGCGCCCGCCGGAGACCGGCGCGTTCCAGGTCGTCGAGCGAGGCCCCGGCGGGCTGGCCTCTGGCGCTAACGGCATCCACCAGTCCCGCGATGGGTTGGTGTGGATCGCGACGAACGACGGACTGCACAAGCTGAACCGCGAGACCGGCGAGGTCACCGTCTACCGCCGCGACGGCGCCCCGGGCGAGGCCTTCCCGAGCGCCTTCTGGTGGGTCTACGAGGACGCCGCGGGCACGCTCTGGGTGGGCGGCAAGCGCCAGGGGCTGTTCCGCTTCGATCCCGCAAGCGGCCAGTTCGCGCGCGAGGCCGGCTTCAACGGCGCGCTCTTCGGCGGCTCCGACGCGCCGAGCGTACCCATCCGCTACGTGATGCAGGACCGCCAGAGGCGTCTCTGGGTCGGCGCGAGCGATGGCCTGGCCGTGCGCCCCGAGGTGACCGGCGAGTGGCGGGGCTTCACGGCCTCTGGCGACGGGCTGCCGTCCACGCACACCAACGTCGCGTTCGAGGACAGCACGGGCCAGATGTGGGTCGGGACCGACGGCGGCTTGTGCCGCTTCGCGCCCGGCGTGCTGGGCGAGATCCGCGCGCTGGACTGCTTCCGCCACGTCCCGGGCGACTCCACCAGCCTCGGTGCCGACATCGTGTGGACGGTCGCCGAGGACGCCAGGGGCTCGCTCTGGGCCGGGACCGTCGGCGGCGGCCTCGCGAAGTTCGACGCCGAGGCCGAGACGTGGCGCCGCGTGACCACCGCCGACGGCCTGCCCAACAACACCATCTACGGCCTCCTCGCCGACGGCAACGGCCGCCTCTGGATGACGACCAACGCGGGCCTCGCGAGCCTGGACGTGGCCTCTGGCGCCGTCTCGGTCTACACCGTCGCGGACGGCCTCGCGAGCAACGAGTTCGACTTCATGGCCTACCACCGCGGCCGCGACGGCACGATGTACGTCGGCGGCCCGCACGGGCTGACGTACTTCCACCCGGACCGCCTCGCGCCGACCGGCGAGATCGCGCCCGTCGTCATCTCCGGCGTCCGCGCCGGCGACGTGGCGCAGCCTGGCCTCGTCGAGTCCGGCGACCGCCTCCGCGTAGGGCACGACGAGAACTTCCTCCGCTTCGAGTTCGCGAGCCTGGATTTCCGCAACCCGGAGCAGAACCGCTACGAGTACCGCCTGCGCGGCTACGAGGCGGACTGGCGCGAGACGAACGGCCGCCAGCCTTTCGCGGTCTACACCCGCGTTCCGCCGGGCGAGTACGTGTTCGAGGTGCGCGGCGCCAACCGCGACGGCGTGTTCAACCCGGAGCCTGTGGAAGTGGCCGTGACGGTTGTGCCCGCGTGGTGGCAGGTGCGGTGGCTGCAGATGCTGGCCGCGCTTCTCGCGGTCTCGGGCCTCGCGGCTGCCGCCGTGCGGATCCACCGCGGCCGCCTGCGCCGCGAGCGCTTGGAGCATCTCCGCCAGAGGCGCCGCGTGGCCCACCACTTGCACACCGGCCCCGTCCCCGCGCTCCGCCGCGTCGGCGACGACCTGGACGCGCTGGCCTCTGGCGACGACAACCACCCCGCGCGCGCCGTCCGCGTCACGGTCACCGAGGTGGCCGACGGACTGGTGACGGTCGTGGAGGAACTCGGCCCGCCCGAGTGGGACGGGCCATAA
- a CDS encoding transposase: MRQRRSVRLREHTYADGTYFVTVCCHGRQRLFGEVASGEMVRSELGDLAHDEWERTCQRYEHLHADLFVVMPDHVHMLLALLPSRLPPLAPETRRTPLPGTLGAVIGQYKSAVSRHAQRLYLTTRVWQRGYYDRVVRSDREAENIRRYIAENPMRWDALDPGRRDGHRL, translated from the coding sequence ATGCGCCAGCGCCGGTCCGTCCGCCTCCGAGAGCATACGTACGCCGACGGGACTTACTTCGTGACCGTCTGCTGCCACGGCCGCCAGAGGCTATTCGGAGAGGTGGCCTCTGGCGAGATGGTCCGATCCGAACTGGGCGATCTCGCGCACGACGAGTGGGAGCGGACGTGCCAGAGGTACGAGCACCTGCACGCAGATCTGTTCGTCGTGATGCCGGATCACGTCCACATGCTGCTCGCTCTTTTGCCCTCCCGTCTTCCGCCTCTGGCGCCAGAGACGCGTCGGACCCCGCTGCCTGGGACGCTGGGGGCCGTGATCGGCCAGTACAAATCCGCAGTGTCCCGGCACGCTCAGAGGCTCTACCTGACGACTCGCGTCTGGCAACGCGGGTACTACGACCGCGTGGTCCGTTCTGACCGGGAGGCCGAGAACATCCGCCGGTACATCGCTGAGAACCCGATGCGGTGGGACGCTCTAGACCCAGGGCGCCGCGACGGGCACCGCCTGTAG
- a CDS encoding sulfotransferase family protein → MSDPVRIAIWSGPRNISTALLRAWGSRADTAVTDEPLYAAYLAATGKEHPGRAAILASQPTDWETVAEHLTGPAPLAPEASDDAPALWVQKHMAHHLLPHMGRAWLDGFRHAFLIREPAAMLASLAKVLPDARLEDTGLPQQVELFERTTDRLGHAPPVLDGRAVRAAPEPSLRALCAAIGVPWDSAMLRWAPGPRATDGVWGPIWYERLYETTGFEPPEAEREAVVPEPLAPVLEAARPLYERLAAFQIG, encoded by the coding sequence TTGTCCGACCCCGTCCGCATCGCCATCTGGAGCGGCCCGCGAAACATCTCGACGGCGCTGCTCCGCGCCTGGGGCAGCCGCGCCGATACCGCCGTGACCGACGAGCCGCTCTACGCGGCGTACCTCGCGGCGACGGGCAAGGAGCACCCCGGCCGCGCCGCGATCCTGGCTTCTCAACCGACGGACTGGGAAACCGTCGCCGAGCACCTGACGGGCCCCGCGCCTCTGGCGCCAGAGGCCTCGGACGACGCCCCCGCGCTCTGGGTGCAGAAGCACATGGCGCACCACCTCCTCCCGCACATGGGCCGCGCGTGGCTGGACGGCTTCCGCCACGCGTTCCTCATCCGCGAGCCCGCCGCGATGCTGGCCTCGCTCGCGAAGGTGCTCCCGGACGCACGGCTGGAGGACACCGGCCTGCCACAGCAGGTCGAGTTGTTCGAGCGCACCACCGACCGTCTGGGCCACGCGCCGCCGGTCCTCGATGGCCGCGCCGTCCGCGCCGCGCCTGAGCCCTCACTCCGCGCGCTTTGCGCCGCGATCGGCGTGCCGTGGGACTCGGCCATGCTCCGCTGGGCGCCCGGCCCGCGCGCGACCGACGGCGTCTGGGGGCCGATCTGGTACGAGCGCCTCTACGAAACGACGGGCTTCGAGCCGCCAGAGGCCGAGCGCGAGGCCGTCGTGCCTGAGCCTCTGGCGCCGGTTCTGGAGGCCGCGCGGCCGTTGTACGAACGCCTGGCGGCGTTCCAGATCGGGTAG